The proteins below come from a single Eubacterium limosum genomic window:
- a CDS encoding aminotransferase class V-fold PLP-dependent enzyme yields the protein MKGIYFDNASTSWPKAPGVASEMAGYLENIGCNVGRGSYGRAYVVSRKVYETREKLRCLFDAEDNKNVIFTANVTQAINTVLKGFLRRGDHVLISGLEHNAVVRPLEHLKQTGVTYDVIPCDNLGNLEVTCIEKMIKPETRAVVMTHGSNVSGNILPVEAVGRICTSRGLYFIVDTAQTAGLHDISMKKANISALCFTGHKGLMGPQGIGGFLVTDELAEQMVPLLDGGTGSVSDQLDMPGFLPDRFEAGTLNLPGIYGLSSALDYLSSVDKNELLMIEEQLMGAFIRGVEAIDSLRLVGTADHRNRCALVSVDCLTKDNAQIAFELDRDYGIMTRVGMHCAPLAHRSLETYPQGTLRFSFNHFNTRDEVDCALEALQKITTE from the coding sequence ATGAAAGGGATTTATTTTGACAATGCCAGTACCAGTTGGCCAAAAGCTCCGGGAGTGGCGTCTGAAATGGCAGGCTATCTGGAGAATATTGGCTGTAATGTGGGACGGGGGAGCTATGGACGGGCGTATGTGGTGTCAAGAAAGGTTTATGAAACCCGTGAGAAGCTGCGCTGCCTGTTTGACGCCGAGGATAATAAAAACGTCATTTTTACAGCAAATGTCACGCAGGCGATCAACACGGTGCTTAAGGGTTTTCTGAGACGGGGAGACCATGTGCTTATTTCTGGTTTGGAGCATAATGCCGTGGTGAGACCGCTGGAACATCTGAAGCAGACAGGTGTTACCTACGATGTGATTCCATGTGACAATCTGGGTAACTTAGAAGTAACGTGTATTGAAAAGATGATAAAGCCAGAAACCAGGGCTGTTGTTATGACGCATGGTTCTAATGTAAGCGGAAATATTCTGCCCGTTGAGGCTGTGGGGCGGATATGCACAAGCCGTGGCCTGTATTTTATTGTGGATACGGCCCAGACAGCCGGTCTGCATGACATCAGTATGAAAAAAGCCAACATCAGCGCCCTGTGCTTTACCGGGCACAAAGGGCTGATGGGGCCACAGGGGATTGGCGGTTTTCTGGTGACAGACGAATTGGCAGAGCAGATGGTCCCACTGTTAGACGGAGGCACAGGAAGTGTATCAGACCAGCTGGATATGCCGGGATTTTTGCCGGATCGGTTTGAGGCTGGGACGCTGAATCTTCCGGGAATTTATGGACTCAGCAGCGCGTTGGATTATCTGAGCTCAGTTGATAAAAACGAGCTCCTTATGATTGAAGAACAGTTAATGGGTGCTTTTATCCGTGGTGTCGAAGCCATTGACAGCCTGCGCCTTGTCGGAACTGCGGATCACCGGAACCGTTGTGCCCTGGTTTCGGTAGATTGCCTGACAAAGGACAATGCGCAGATAGCTTTTGAGCTGGACAGGGATTACGGCATTATGACGCGGGTGGGAATGCACTGCGCTCCGCTTGCGCACAGGTCCTTGGAAACCTATCCCCAGGGAACACTGCGCTTTTCCTTCAATCATTTCAATACACGAGATGAAGTGGACTGCGCTTTGGAGGCTCTTCAAAAAATCACAACAGAATGA
- a CDS encoding molybdopterin-binding protein: protein MESVKTTEAVGLILCHDMTQIIKDAFKGPRFRKGHVIQEEDIPVLLSMGKEHVYIWKNDPGMVHENAGAEVLYRICAGEHMSPSEVKEGKIEVIAEIDGLLKIDSGKLKALNALGELMIATRHGNFPVKRGDKLAGTRIIPLAIDQDKLDRAVALGGGEPILKLLPFKRKKAAVINTGSELYAGRIEDAFGPVIKDKLDEYGVEVIAQEILPDDEALVSGKISEFIEKGAEIVICTGGMSVDPDDITPNAIQKTGAEIVSYGAPVLPGAMFLLAYEGEIPIMGLPGCVMYAKRTVFDLVLPRVLAGEKLMPEDLSSLGEGGLCLNCEVCTYPNCGFGK, encoded by the coding sequence ATGGAAAGTGTAAAAACAACAGAGGCTGTAGGTCTGATACTATGCCACGATATGACACAAATTATAAAAGATGCGTTTAAAGGCCCGAGGTTTCGGAAGGGCCATGTGATTCAGGAGGAAGATATACCGGTGCTTTTATCCATGGGAAAGGAGCACGTATATATTTGGAAAAACGACCCAGGCATGGTTCATGAGAATGCCGGGGCCGAGGTGCTGTACCGGATATGTGCAGGCGAGCATATGTCGCCTTCGGAGGTAAAAGAAGGAAAAATTGAGGTGATCGCAGAGATCGACGGATTGCTGAAGATAGACAGCGGAAAGCTGAAAGCGCTCAATGCACTGGGTGAGCTCATGATTGCCACCAGGCATGGGAATTTTCCAGTTAAAAGGGGCGATAAGCTGGCAGGAACCCGGATTATTCCACTGGCCATTGATCAGGATAAACTGGACCGCGCGGTAGCCCTGGGGGGCGGAGAGCCCATTCTCAAGCTGCTGCCTTTTAAAAGAAAGAAGGCGGCTGTCATCAATACTGGGAGTGAACTTTATGCGGGACGGATTGAGGATGCTTTTGGTCCTGTGATCAAGGATAAGCTGGATGAATATGGAGTCGAGGTTATAGCACAGGAGATTCTTCCCGATGATGAGGCGCTGGTTTCAGGAAAAATCAGTGAATTCATTGAAAAAGGCGCCGAAATAGTCATCTGTACCGGAGGCATGAGCGTGGACCCCGACGATATTACGCCAAACGCCATTCAAAAGACTGGCGCTGAGATTGTCAGCTATGGTGCGCCGGTATTGCCGGGGGCAATGTTCTTATTGGCTTATGAGGGCGAAATACCCATCATGGGGCTGCCGGGATGCGTGATGTACGCCAAAAGAACGGTGTTTGATCTGGTGCTCCCAAGGGTATTGGCAGGGGAAAAACTGATGCCGGAGGATTTGTCCTCTCTGGGTGAGGGCGGTTTGTGCCTGAACTGTGAAGTCTGCACCTACCCAAACTGTGGGTTTGGAAAGTAG
- a CDS encoding sulfate/molybdate ABC transporter ATP-binding protein, translating into MSILVDIEKQFKGFNLKVQFESGEGVNGLLGASGSGKSMTLRCIAGIEKPDKGRIIVDGVTYFDAEKKINLSPQKRNAGYLFQNYALFPNMTVRQNITAGMKKGAECTQKILQQMLERFQINELENRYPAQLSGGQQQRVALARIFARSPKVLMLDEPFSALDTFLKWELQCEVSKILKDYEGTTLFVSHSRDEVFAICECVAVINDGKIDRFGALRNVFADPISISATKLTGCKNISRIIPLQDHCFEAVDWGCVLCSDVSLSKDITHAGIRAHFFEPTEHPGENTIQIEIENVIESQFKVSVLFKPYGKEVNRPLCWDFERVHFGKEPGREFPQYLKISPQNIILMKG; encoded by the coding sequence ATGAGTATACTGGTAGATATTGAAAAGCAGTTTAAAGGGTTTAATTTGAAAGTACAATTTGAAAGCGGTGAGGGAGTGAACGGTTTGCTGGGTGCCTCCGGGTCGGGAAAAAGCATGACCCTGCGATGTATTGCAGGGATTGAAAAGCCAGATAAAGGACGAATCATAGTCGATGGTGTTACCTACTTTGATGCTGAAAAGAAAATCAATCTGTCGCCTCAAAAAAGGAACGCCGGCTATCTTTTTCAAAATTACGCGTTGTTTCCGAATATGACGGTAAGGCAGAATATCACAGCCGGTATGAAGAAAGGCGCGGAATGTACACAGAAAATCCTGCAGCAAATGCTTGAGCGCTTTCAAATTAATGAATTAGAGAACCGTTACCCGGCACAGCTTTCAGGCGGACAGCAGCAGCGTGTGGCGTTGGCAAGAATTTTTGCGCGCAGCCCGAAAGTACTCATGCTGGATGAACCCTTCTCTGCTTTGGACACCTTTTTAAAGTGGGAACTGCAATGTGAGGTTTCAAAAATTTTGAAGGACTATGAAGGGACTACGCTTTTTGTCTCGCATTCGAGAGATGAAGTCTTTGCCATTTGCGAGTGTGTTGCAGTAATCAACGACGGAAAAATCGATCGATTTGGTGCGTTGCGAAATGTTTTTGCTGATCCCATATCCATTTCTGCTACGAAACTAACTGGTTGCAAGAATATTTCAAGAATAATCCCTTTGCAAGACCATTGCTTTGAGGCAGTGGACTGGGGTTGTGTGCTTTGCTCGGACGTTTCACTTTCGAAGGATATTACCCATGCGGGTATCCGGGCGCATTTTTTTGAACCGACAGAACATCCTGGTGAAAACACCATTCAGATAGAGATTGAGAATGTTATCGAATCCCAATTTAAGGTGTCTGTTTTATTCAAACCTTATGGAAAGGAGGTGAACCGTCCGCTGTGCTGGGATTTTGAACGTGTTCACTTTGGAAAAGAACCTGGGCGTGAATTTCCCCAATATTTAAAAATTTCACCCCAAAATATCATATTAATGAAAGGATAA
- the yqeC gene encoding selenium cofactor biosynthesis protein YqeC: protein MNKKLCVQNENMKLSALFGIEQPDFVTVTGGGGKTSLLSCLGSELKDKGRTLLTTTTKMRYPYAFDGEVIITASYKALLSRLVKQDSDLYYFAERCIEDHKVKGAAPELLDCLFKELEDWIFLNEGDGAGGNPYKIYREWEPVIPQNTTKLIHVIGCELLNESMSDVNLHRCPRNLKGKRFDLAFFRESMDWFVSEKLKNFKNPKFLLVNKADSGNEKKAEMLCEAAKPYFDGCIAASLREGTWYLC, encoded by the coding sequence ATGAATAAAAAACTTTGTGTGCAAAATGAGAACATGAAACTGTCAGCGCTGTTCGGTATCGAACAGCCTGACTTTGTTACGGTCACCGGAGGCGGTGGTAAGACGTCTTTGCTCTCCTGTTTAGGCAGTGAGCTTAAGGATAAGGGCAGAACCCTTTTAACCACCACCACAAAAATGCGTTATCCATATGCCTTTGACGGCGAGGTGATCATAACAGCGTCGTATAAGGCGCTGTTGAGCCGTTTAGTGAAACAGGACAGTGACCTGTATTATTTTGCAGAACGCTGTATTGAGGATCATAAGGTAAAAGGGGCGGCACCCGAGCTGTTGGACTGTCTGTTTAAAGAGCTGGAGGACTGGATTTTTCTGAATGAAGGAGATGGAGCTGGAGGAAATCCCTATAAAATATACAGAGAGTGGGAACCGGTTATTCCCCAAAACACAACGAAGCTGATTCATGTGATTGGCTGTGAGCTTTTAAACGAATCCATGAGCGATGTGAACCTGCACCGCTGCCCTCGGAATTTGAAGGGAAAGCGTTTTGATCTCGCTTTTTTCAGGGAGAGTATGGACTGGTTCGTGAGTGAGAAACTGAAAAACTTTAAAAATCCAAAATTTTTGCTTGTTAATAAGGCAGATAGTGGAAATGAAAAGAAAGCAGAGATGCTTTGTGAAGCGGCAAAACCTTATTTTGACGGTTGTATTGCTGCGTCTTTGCGTGAAGGGACCTGGTATTTATGTTAG
- a CDS encoding DUF3343 domain-containing protein, with protein MKEQDYYLLTFANTHAAMMAEGILKGLFEITIIPTLREISAGCGISIAIKALDIENVLKQLKTAKFDEALMDTYAVHHRDGKICPEPVCSK; from the coding sequence ATGAAAGAACAAGATTATTATTTGCTGACCTTTGCCAATACCCATGCGGCAATGATGGCCGAAGGAATTTTAAAGGGCCTTTTTGAAATCACGATTATTCCGACGTTAAGGGAGATTTCAGCGGGATGCGGTATTTCAATCGCTATTAAGGCATTGGATATAGAAAACGTATTAAAACAGCTGAAAACAGCGAAATTTGATGAAGCACTGATGGACACCTACGCAGTGCACCACAGAGATGGAAAAATCTGTCCAGAACCAGTGTGTTCCAAATAA
- the yqeB gene encoding selenium-dependent molybdenum cofactor biosynthesis protein YqeB, which produces MKISETIIVRGAGDIATGTIYRLYKAGFRVIALDIEAPTVIRRTVAFAQAIHDGTAVVEGVMARRCESIEEACYCLKRDEIPVCVDPRGDMIRMVRPDAVVDAILAKKNLGTTRDMAKAVIALGPGFTAKEDVDAVIETNRGHHLGRILYEGMAARNTGIPGNIGGYTHERVIHAPDSGAIRLCHDIGDLVKKGECLAFIGETPVISKLDGVLRGMISHGTNVKKGLKIADVDPRGDTAYCHTISDKARNISGGVLEAVMHLLKE; this is translated from the coding sequence ATGAAAATTAGTGAAACGATTATTGTGCGTGGAGCCGGAGATATTGCCACCGGTACCATATACCGGCTTTATAAAGCGGGATTCAGAGTGATTGCCCTTGACATTGAAGCCCCTACTGTTATCCGGCGCACTGTTGCGTTTGCCCAGGCCATTCACGATGGTACGGCTGTTGTGGAAGGAGTGATGGCGAGGCGCTGTGAGTCCATTGAGGAGGCGTGCTATTGTTTGAAAAGGGATGAGATACCCGTCTGTGTCGATCCAAGAGGTGATATGATCCGGATGGTCCGTCCGGATGCGGTGGTTGACGCAATACTTGCAAAAAAAAATCTGGGAACGACCAGGGATATGGCAAAAGCCGTTATTGCTCTGGGACCTGGCTTCACTGCAAAAGAGGATGTTGACGCTGTGATTGAAACCAACCGGGGGCACCACCTTGGAAGAATTTTGTATGAGGGAATGGCGGCAAGAAATACCGGTATTCCTGGAAATATTGGCGGTTACACACACGAACGGGTAATACACGCGCCAGATTCTGGAGCGATCCGGCTGTGCCATGATATTGGGGATTTGGTAAAAAAGGGTGAATGTCTTGCCTTTATCGGAGAAACCCCGGTTATATCTAAGCTCGACGGTGTGCTGCGCGGTATGATTTCCCATGGTACGAATGTTAAAAAAGGATTAAAAATAGCCGATGTCGACCCACGAGGTGATACAGCCTATTGCCATACAATTTCGGATAAGGCCCGTAACATCAGCGGTGGGGTACTGGAGGCAGTTATGCATTTACTGAAGGAGTAG
- the yedF gene encoding sulfurtransferase-like selenium metabolism protein YedF: protein MTKIIDAMGKACPMPVIMAKKEIEANHDSFIITVDNAIAVENLKKLATSKNYDAAVSGSGERFEVRFITDGREIPETEMNVMPDGSSAAFGTGKWVVFMGKDYIGEGDYELGNALVKMFFYTLSQADDVPESILFMNSGVKLTSLDEQVVAHLQALEDRGVKILVCGTCLDYYKLKDNLKIGEISNMYDITEKMSAASKVITL from the coding sequence ATGACAAAAATAATTGATGCCATGGGTAAGGCGTGTCCCATGCCGGTCATCATGGCCAAAAAGGAAATTGAAGCAAATCATGACAGCTTTATCATAACCGTTGACAACGCCATTGCGGTGGAAAACCTGAAAAAACTGGCAACAAGCAAAAACTATGACGCTGCAGTAAGCGGTAGTGGAGAACGCTTTGAAGTCCGGTTTATTACAGATGGCCGGGAAATACCAGAGACAGAGATGAATGTAATGCCTGATGGCAGCTCCGCTGCCTTTGGAACAGGTAAGTGGGTCGTCTTTATGGGAAAGGACTATATCGGCGAGGGCGACTATGAACTGGGAAACGCCTTGGTAAAAATGTTTTTTTATACCCTTTCCCAGGCCGATGATGTGCCGGAGAGCATCTTGTTTATGAACAGCGGCGTTAAGCTGACAAGCCTGGATGAGCAGGTGGTTGCCCATTTACAGGCTCTGGAGGACCGGGGTGTAAAAATATTGGTCTGCGGAACCTGCCTTGACTATTATAAGCTCAAGGATAACCTGAAGATTGGTGAAATCAGCAATATGTATGACATTACAGAAAAGATGTCTGCCGCCTCAAAAGTCATTACACTGTAA
- the selD gene encoding selenide, water dikinase SelD — protein MSENKPKRLTEMVRNCGCAAKLGPGALSKVLKDLELKGCDSLIIGLENSDDAAAYRINDKQILLQTLDFFPPIVDDPYLFGQIAATNALSDIYAMGGKPLTAMNIVCFPEKEDKGILSEILRGGADKIQEAGAVLVGGHSVDDTEPKYGLSVTGITDCLHLCGNCHAREGDKLILTKPVGTGIIVSAIKGGIATDESREAAILSMTTLNKTACEVMGLYDEVHGCTDITGFSLGGHGIEMAKASHLSMELEASAIPLLPGVIELAEMGIVPGGTYRNREYFGPDYRSSVSGQMEDIIFDPQTSGGLLISVAPSEAENLLKTLKVELKTDCALVGQLTDRQDKALIIRE, from the coding sequence ATGTCAGAAAATAAACCGAAACGCTTGACCGAAATGGTCAGAAATTGCGGATGTGCCGCGAAGCTTGGACCAGGCGCTCTGTCAAAGGTCTTAAAAGACCTTGAACTTAAAGGCTGTGACAGCCTGATCATCGGGCTGGAAAATTCGGATGATGCTGCGGCTTACAGGATTAATGACAAGCAGATCCTGCTCCAGACCCTGGATTTTTTTCCACCCATTGTGGATGACCCTTATCTCTTTGGACAAATTGCCGCGACCAATGCCCTGAGCGATATTTACGCAATGGGCGGAAAGCCGCTGACCGCGATGAATATTGTCTGTTTTCCAGAAAAGGAAGACAAAGGAATTTTATCCGAAATTTTGAGAGGCGGCGCGGATAAGATACAGGAGGCCGGAGCTGTTTTGGTAGGCGGACACTCAGTCGATGATACTGAGCCCAAATATGGCCTGTCAGTGACTGGCATAACGGACTGCCTGCATCTTTGTGGGAACTGCCATGCGCGGGAGGGTGACAAGCTCATTCTTACCAAGCCTGTCGGTACCGGGATTATCGTATCCGCGATCAAGGGCGGCATTGCAACGGATGAATCGCGTGAAGCAGCGATTTTGTCCATGACGACGCTGAATAAGACAGCCTGTGAGGTTATGGGCTTATACGATGAGGTGCACGGCTGTACCGATATTACCGGTTTCAGCCTGGGTGGTCATGGAATTGAGATGGCCAAGGCCAGCCATCTGAGTATGGAGCTTGAGGCTTCGGCCATTCCGCTTCTGCCTGGAGTCATCGAACTGGCGGAGATGGGTATTGTGCCTGGCGGCACATATCGGAACAGGGAATACTTTGGACCAGATTACAGATCATCGGTGAGTGGACAGATGGAGGACATCATTTTTGACCCCCAGACTTCCGGCGGTCTGCTGATCAGCGTAGCGCCCTCTGAGGCGGAGAATCTTTTGAAAACCCTGAAGGTTGAGCTGAAAACAGACTGCGCGCTTGTGGGACAGCTTACAGACAGGCAGGACAAGGCCCTGATCATAAGAGAATAA
- a CDS encoding XdhC family protein has translation MKNFYKALKLSKKRNEPLAFVTIVNFHGSAPRGTGAWMAVYKDGTTIGTVGGGAMEYDAQKEAQKLFETKTSFMKEYILRPNEAGDLGMVCGGNATLYFQYLSPDNRQTENLIEGLGRVFESNEDAWLLTSWEKPAAFEMIVVDERMKETAPFDDELFQKESRLFRKNETCIFSQPLLQNERVYVFGGGHIAKELVPVLSHLDFKCVVIDDREVFANKESFPDAEEVFVSDFKNISTFLKIGPSDYVVIMTRGHQNDYLVEAQVLKTNARYIGVIGSKRKTAAVNEKLMRIDGFTQERLSMVYTPIGKAIKAKTPAEIAISIAAELIEVRASDNV, from the coding sequence ATGAAGAATTTTTACAAAGCGCTTAAGCTTTCAAAAAAGAGAAATGAACCCCTGGCATTCGTTACGATCGTTAATTTTCATGGCTCTGCACCCAGAGGGACGGGTGCCTGGATGGCTGTTTATAAGGATGGCACCACCATTGGTACCGTGGGTGGTGGTGCCATGGAATACGATGCCCAGAAGGAAGCTCAGAAACTGTTTGAAACCAAAACTTCTTTTATGAAAGAATACATACTGAGGCCAAATGAAGCCGGTGATCTCGGCATGGTATGCGGCGGCAACGCCACACTGTATTTTCAGTATTTATCTCCCGATAATCGACAGACAGAAAATCTGATAGAGGGGCTGGGAAGAGTCTTTGAATCCAATGAGGATGCCTGGCTGTTAACTAGCTGGGAAAAGCCTGCGGCATTTGAGATGATCGTGGTTGATGAAAGGATGAAAGAAACAGCGCCTTTCGATGACGAATTGTTTCAAAAAGAAAGTCGATTGTTTAGGAAGAATGAAACCTGTATTTTTTCACAGCCATTGCTGCAAAACGAACGGGTTTATGTGTTTGGCGGCGGGCATATCGCTAAAGAGCTTGTGCCGGTGCTCAGCCATCTGGACTTTAAATGTGTAGTCATTGATGATCGGGAGGTGTTTGCCAACAAAGAGTCCTTTCCAGACGCGGAGGAGGTCTTTGTCAGTGATTTTAAAAATATCAGCACATTTTTAAAGATTGGCCCTTCAGATTATGTGGTCATCATGACCAGAGGACACCAGAACGATTATCTGGTAGAGGCGCAGGTCCTTAAAACAAATGCCCGCTATATAGGTGTTATTGGCAGCAAGAGAAAAACAGCAGCTGTTAATGAAAAGCTCATGAGGATTGACGGCTTTACGCAGGAAAGACTGAGCATGGTTTATACACCGATTGGAAAGGCAATCAAAGCAAAAACACCAGCAGAAATAGCGATCAGTATTGCAGCAGAGCTGATTGAAGTGAGGGCATCCGACAATGTATAA
- a CDS encoding nucleotidyltransferase family protein — translation MLGAVILGAGLSRRMGSEKLLLPIGRKRILEKTIDGVAESFGDVIVIVTRNAILGSIETGKGLIYLVNDQPELGQSTSLKIAVAYLAKHYPECQGILVFLGDQPLVSRKLVGQIEQAIMKNPTSIIMPEYKGQKGHPVAFGKCWFKELLTVSGDAGGRGIIKEHTEALIKIQGDRTCVMDADTPEDYRRLLEYYEKEWSENEN, via the coding sequence ATGTTAGGAGCTGTTATTCTTGGAGCAGGATTGTCACGCCGCATGGGCAGTGAAAAGCTTCTTTTGCCCATCGGCAGAAAAAGGATTCTGGAAAAAACCATTGATGGTGTGGCAGAAAGCTTTGGGGATGTAATCGTTATTGTAACGCGAAATGCCATTCTTGGCAGTATTGAGACGGGTAAAGGGCTTATTTATTTAGTCAATGATCAGCCAGAGCTTGGACAGTCGACTTCTTTAAAAATAGCAGTCGCTTATCTCGCGAAGCATTATCCGGAGTGTCAGGGTATTCTGGTGTTCCTTGGTGATCAGCCTCTGGTCAGCAGGAAGCTGGTGGGGCAAATAGAACAGGCGATTATGAAAAATCCGACGAGCATAATAATGCCGGAATATAAAGGCCAGAAAGGGCACCCCGTAGCTTTTGGAAAATGCTGGTTTAAGGAGCTGTTGACAGTCTCAGGTGATGCCGGGGGCCGGGGGATTATAAAAGAACACACCGAGGCGCTGATAAAAATTCAGGGAGACAGAACCTGCGTCATGGACGCTGACACGCCTGAGGACTATCGGCGTTTACTGGAATATTATGAAAAGGAATGGTCTGAGAATGAAAATTAG
- the modB gene encoding molybdate ABC transporter permease subunit encodes MAEGYSPLLISLKTAILATAVTVVLGILAARLVIRLPEKAQWLTDGILTLPLVLPPTVIGFFLLMIFGKNSPLGQVLLQLGIRVVFSWSGAVIAAIVVSFPLMYRTTKAAFEQMDQNLIDAGRTLGLSERYIFWRIRVPVSLPGIGAGMVLAFARAIGEFGATLMIAGNIPGKTQTVPLIIYTATAAGDMHLAMQWVAVIVAISLLSIGGMNIWLARQERKAGGA; translated from the coding sequence ATGGCAGAGGGTTATTCGCCCCTTCTGATTTCATTAAAAACAGCCATTCTGGCAACGGCTGTTACTGTTGTCCTCGGAATTCTGGCAGCCCGGCTGGTTATCCGTCTTCCAGAAAAGGCCCAGTGGCTGACCGATGGCATCCTGACGCTGCCGCTGGTTTTGCCCCCCACAGTTATTGGTTTTTTTCTGTTGATGATTTTTGGCAAAAACAGCCCTTTGGGACAGGTACTGCTGCAGTTAGGGATACGCGTTGTTTTTTCGTGGAGCGGAGCGGTTATCGCCGCCATTGTCGTTTCCTTTCCGCTTATGTACCGCACGACCAAGGCTGCTTTTGAACAGATGGATCAGAACCTTATTGATGCCGGGAGAACGCTGGGGCTTTCAGAACGCTATATTTTCTGGCGAATCAGAGTTCCGGTAAGCCTGCCGGGGATTGGAGCTGGTATGGTACTGGCTTTTGCCCGGGCGATTGGCGAATTTGGGGCGACACTTATGATTGCCGGGAACATTCCAGGCAAGACACAAACCGTTCCCCTGATCATCTACACGGCGACAGCGGCTGGAGATATGCATTTAGCCATGCAGTGGGTAGCCGTTATCGTCGCCATCTCACTGCTTTCCATCGGAGGCATGAATATCTGGCTGGCCCGGCAGGAAAGAAAGGCAGGCGGAGCATGA
- the modA gene encoding molybdate ABC transporter substrate-binding protein has protein sequence MKNVKRLIITVLTGALVFGFTACSTQNNAQTGDSTDNINLTISAAASLKNAMEELTPMYQEANKGQTLTFNYGGSGDLQKQIENGAPADVFISAAQKQMDALEQEGLLAGGTREDLLKNNLVLIVPQGNTEITTIEDLGTDKAVQVALGEPSAVPAGQYAEEALTNLNLLDSVKTKAVYGKDVTQVLTYVENGEVDAGLVYETDAKSVPDKVAIVSKVPESSYKTVIYPMAVLKDSTQLDAAKNFESFLKSDEAKVVFEKYGFEPL, from the coding sequence ATGAAAAATGTAAAAAGATTAATTATTACTGTTTTGACAGGCGCCTTAGTTTTTGGATTTACCGCTTGCAGCACACAAAACAATGCACAAACAGGAGACAGCACAGACAATATCAACCTGACCATTTCGGCAGCTGCCAGTTTAAAAAATGCCATGGAGGAACTGACACCAATGTACCAGGAGGCCAATAAAGGGCAGACATTAACTTTTAATTATGGCGGTTCTGGTGATCTTCAGAAACAGATTGAGAATGGTGCGCCGGCAGATGTTTTTATCTCTGCTGCACAAAAGCAGATGGATGCTTTGGAACAGGAGGGGCTTTTGGCAGGTGGAACTCGTGAAGATTTGCTGAAAAACAATCTGGTTTTAATTGTGCCCCAGGGAAATACGGAGATCACGACCATTGAGGATCTTGGTACAGATAAGGCTGTTCAGGTGGCGTTAGGTGAACCGAGCGCAGTACCTGCCGGTCAATATGCTGAAGAAGCGCTGACCAACCTTAATCTTTTAGACAGCGTAAAGACAAAAGCTGTTTATGGTAAAGATGTTACACAGGTATTGACCTATGTAGAAAATGGGGAAGTGGATGCAGGGCTGGTCTACGAAACGGACGCAAAATCAGTCCCAGATAAGGTTGCTATTGTCAGCAAAGTTCCGGAAAGCAGTTACAAAACCGTTATTTATCCGATGGCTGTTCTTAAGGACAGTACCCAGCTGGACGCGGCTAAAAATTTTGAAAGTTTTTTAAAAAGTGATGAAGCTAAAGTTGTTTTTGAAAAATATGGCTTTGAGCCATTATAA